Proteins encoded within one genomic window of Prauserella marina:
- a CDS encoding RNA degradosome polyphosphate kinase: protein MSDDKSGVAPGTSADGSRRVTTSPPPVPTETDGKPAPPPTSVPSAPPAVTGGEQVPDALPDDRYFNRELSWQDFNARVLALAEDASQPLLERAKFLAIFASNLDEFYMVRVAGLKRRDETGLSVRSADGLTPREQLSYIAKRNQDLVERHTAAFEEHVRPSLAEKDIRIVRWSDLDGADHTRLSQYFTEQIFPVLTPLAVDPAHPFPYISGLSLNLAVTVRDPEGGTERFARVKVPNNVPRLVRIERQRDSQTATFLPLEELISAHLGELFSGMEVTEYHVFRVTRNADFEVEEDRDEDLLQALERELAQRRFGPPVRLEVAHDMSEHMLELLLRELEVDPRDVVEVPGLLDLTCLMQLLSVDRKELKDRPFVPATHPAFGERETPKSVFSTLRDGDVLVHHPYDSFSTSVQRFIEQAAADDKVLAIKQTLYRTSGDSPIVDALIDAAEAGKQVVALVEIKARFDEQANITWARTLERAGVHVVYGLVGLKTHCKVALVVRQEGGTIRRYCHIGTGNYNPKTARLYEDLGLLTADPAIGADLTDLFNVLTGYSRQATYRNILTSPHGIRRGILSYVADEIELAKAGKPAGVRIKCNSLVDEQVIDGLYRASAAGVEVDIVVRGICALKPGVPGLSDNISVRSILGRFLEHSRIFHFRGADAYWIGSADMMHRNLDRRIEAMVQVKDPKLAAQLGEVFDSALDPLTRCWVLSATGEWIPFPAETTQVRDHQIELLRKHGATG from the coding sequence CACCGAGACCGACGGGAAACCGGCACCGCCGCCGACGTCGGTTCCCTCGGCGCCGCCCGCGGTGACCGGCGGCGAACAGGTTCCCGACGCGCTTCCCGACGACAGGTACTTCAACCGCGAGCTCTCCTGGCAGGACTTCAACGCCAGGGTGCTCGCGCTCGCCGAGGACGCCTCCCAGCCGCTGCTCGAACGGGCCAAGTTCCTCGCCATCTTCGCGTCCAATTTGGATGAGTTCTACATGGTCAGGGTCGCGGGACTGAAGCGAAGGGACGAGACCGGGCTCTCCGTGCGCAGCGCTGACGGGCTGACCCCGCGCGAACAGCTTTCCTACATCGCCAAACGCAACCAGGACCTGGTCGAACGGCACACCGCCGCCTTCGAGGAGCACGTGCGGCCCTCGCTCGCCGAGAAGGACATCAGGATCGTGCGCTGGTCCGATTTGGATGGCGCTGATCACACAAGGCTCTCGCAGTACTTCACCGAGCAGATCTTCCCCGTGCTCACCCCACTGGCCGTCGACCCCGCCCACCCGTTCCCCTACATCTCCGGTCTTTCGCTCAACCTCGCCGTGACGGTGCGCGATCCGGAGGGCGGCACCGAGCGGTTCGCGAGAGTCAAGGTGCCCAACAACGTTCCCCGGCTGGTCAGGATCGAACGCCAGCGGGACAGCCAGACCGCGACCTTCCTTCCGCTCGAAGAGCTCATCTCGGCGCACCTCGGCGAATTGTTCAGTGGCATGGAAGTCACCGAGTACCACGTGTTCCGGGTCACCCGTAACGCCGACTTCGAGGTCGAGGAAGACCGCGACGAGGATCTGTTGCAGGCGCTGGAACGAGAACTCGCGCAACGCAGGTTCGGTCCCCCGGTGCGGCTCGAAGTCGCGCACGACATGAGCGAGCACATGCTCGAACTGCTGCTCAGGGAACTGGAAGTCGATCCGAGGGATGTCGTCGAGGTTCCCGGTCTGCTCGATCTCACCTGTCTGATGCAGCTTCTGTCCGTCGATCGCAAGGAGCTGAAGGACCGCCCTTTCGTTCCCGCGACACATCCCGCGTTCGGTGAGAGAGAGACACCGAAGAGCGTCTTCTCGACCCTGCGCGACGGTGACGTGCTCGTCCACCATCCCTACGACTCGTTCTCCACGAGCGTGCAACGGTTCATCGAGCAGGCGGCCGCCGACGACAAAGTGCTCGCCATCAAGCAGACGCTGTACCGCACATCGGGTGATTCCCCGATCGTCGACGCGCTCATCGACGCGGCCGAGGCCGGCAAACAGGTCGTGGCGCTCGTGGAGATCAAGGCCCGCTTCGACGAACAGGCGAACATCACGTGGGCGCGCACGCTCGAACGCGCCGGCGTTCACGTCGTGTACGGCCTCGTCGGGCTCAAGACCCATTGCAAGGTCGCGCTCGTCGTCCGGCAGGAGGGCGGGACCATCCGCCGCTACTGCCACATCGGAACCGGCAACTACAACCCCAAGACGGCGCGGCTGTACGAAGATCTCGGCCTGCTGACGGCGGATCCGGCGATCGGAGCCGACCTCACCGACCTTTTCAACGTGCTCACCGGGTACTCGCGGCAGGCGACCTACCGCAACATCCTCACGTCACCGCACGGCATCCGGCGCGGCATCCTTTCCTACGTCGCCGACGAGATCGAACTGGCCAAGGCAGGCAAACCGGCCGGTGTGCGCATCAAATGCAACTCACTGGTGGACGAACAGGTCATCGACGGGCTGTACCGGGCATCGGCGGCCGGCGTCGAGGTCGACATCGTCGTGCGCGGCATCTGCGCGCTCAAACCGGGTGTGCCGGGGCTGAGCGACAACATCTCCGTGCGCTCGATACTCGGCCGCTTCCTGGAACACTCGCGGATCTTCCACTTCCGGGGAGCCGACGCCTACTGGATCGGCAGCGCGGACATGATGCACCGCAACCTCGATCGCCGCATCGAAGCAATGGTCCAGGTCAAGGATCCCAAGCTGGCCGCACAACTCGGTGAGGTGTTCGACTCGGCGCTCGATCCGCTGACCCGGTGCTGGGTGTTGAGCGCCACAGGCGAATGGATCCCCTTCCCCGCCGAAACCACACAGGTCCGGGACCACCAGATCGAACTGCTCCGCAAACACGGCGCGACGGGGTGA
- the leuD gene encoding 3-isopropylmalate dehydratase small subunit, translated as MEPFTKHTGIGVPLRRSNVDTDQIIPAVYLKRVSRTGFEDGLFAAWRGDEHFVLNQEPFKAGSVLVAGPDFGTGSSREHAVWALMNYGFRVVISSRFADIFRGNSGKQGLLAAQCEQADVELLWKLLETEPGTEVTVDLAEKTVRAKDFVASFSIDDYTRWRLLEGLDDIALTLRHADEIASFESRRPSWKPLTIPSASS; from the coding sequence ATGGAACCCTTCACCAAGCACACCGGCATCGGAGTGCCGCTGCGCAGGTCCAACGTGGACACTGACCAGATCATCCCGGCCGTCTACCTCAAGCGCGTGAGCCGCACCGGGTTCGAGGACGGGCTGTTCGCCGCATGGCGCGGTGACGAGCACTTCGTGCTCAACCAGGAGCCGTTCAAGGCGGGCAGTGTGCTCGTCGCGGGACCCGACTTCGGAACGGGATCCTCGCGTGAGCATGCCGTGTGGGCGCTCATGAACTACGGCTTCCGGGTCGTCATCTCGTCCCGGTTCGCCGACATCTTCCGCGGCAACTCCGGCAAACAGGGTCTGCTGGCCGCCCAGTGCGAGCAGGCGGACGTCGAGTTGCTGTGGAAGCTGCTCGAAACCGAGCCAGGCACGGAGGTCACGGTGGACCTCGCCGAGAAGACTGTACGAGCCAAGGACTTCGTGGCGAGCTTCTCGATCGACGACTACACCCGCTGGCGGTTGCTCGAAGGACTCGACGACATCGCCCTGACACTCCGACACGCCGACGAGATCGCCTCGTTCGAGTCGCGACGGCCTTCCTGGAAGCCGCTCACCATCCCTTCAGCGTCGTCCTGA
- a CDS encoding HU family DNA-binding protein, with product MANKAQLIEALSERLGDKKVASQAVDNLVDIIIRTVNKGEKVNITGFGVFEKRARAARTARNPRTGETVRVKKTNVPAFRAGTTFKDVVSGAKKLPKATTAKRATASSSARSTGTTTRAAASRPTATRSTTTRTRATTARSTSRTATKAAPKTASRTAAKTTAKTATKAAPKSTAKATTAKASTAKKTTAKATKATTKAAPKAAAKKTTTAAAKKTTTAARKKK from the coding sequence ATGGCCAACAAGGCCCAACTGATCGAGGCGCTCTCCGAGCGCCTGGGCGACAAGAAGGTCGCGTCGCAGGCTGTCGACAACCTTGTCGACATCATCATCCGGACGGTGAACAAGGGCGAGAAGGTGAACATCACCGGCTTCGGTGTGTTCGAGAAGCGCGCTCGCGCTGCCCGTACCGCGAGGAACCCGCGGACCGGCGAAACCGTGCGCGTCAAGAAGACCAACGTCCCGGCCTTCCGTGCCGGCACGACCTTCAAGGACGTCGTCAGCGGTGCGAAGAAGCTGCCGAAGGCCACCACGGCCAAGCGGGCGACCGCGAGCAGCAGCGCCAGGAGCACCGGCACGACGACGAGGGCGGCCGCCAGCCGTCCGACCGCGACGCGCAGCACGACCACCCGTACCCGCGCGACGACGGCTCGCAGCACGAGCCGTACCGCCACCAAGGCGGCTCCGAAGACGGCGTCGAGGACCGCGGCCAAGACCACAGCCAAGACCGCCACCAAGGCGGCACCGAAGTCGACTGCGAAGGCGACGACCGCGAAGGCGTCGACCGCGAAGAAGACGACGGCGAAGGCAACCAAGGCGACGACGAAGGCGGCTCCGAAGGCCGCGGCGAAGAAGACCACCACCGCCGCTGCCAAGAAGACCACCACCGCTGCCAGGAAGAAGAAGTAG
- a CDS encoding NUDIX hydrolase, with the protein MSGTERPVIRAAGAVLWRRNPATEKLEVAVVHRNRYDDWSLPKGKLDQGETAPVAAVRELAEETGFDAVLGRFLTRVEYSVGEAAKTVDYFSARALGGLFAANEEVDELRWCSPELAVPMVGYDGDRAVLRQFMALPADLTTVLLVRHAKAGKRESWAGADDLRPLSEAGRRQAAALRVLLGTFGPDRVFAAPKLRCVQTVLGVADDLDRTVTTEPVFAEESFSSAPSATVARLLRIAAEGGTPVVCSQGGVIPALVRTLAERGGVGGVALPTGGTGSLASKKGSLWLLSFAADGDTPSLVAASYLPSPLPAPSPSVR; encoded by the coding sequence GTGAGCGGCACGGAAAGGCCGGTCATCCGCGCGGCGGGTGCGGTGTTGTGGCGAAGGAACCCCGCCACGGAAAAGCTCGAAGTGGCCGTTGTTCATCGCAATCGATATGACGACTGGTCACTTCCCAAAGGAAAGCTCGATCAGGGCGAGACCGCTCCGGTCGCGGCCGTTAGGGAACTGGCCGAGGAAACCGGCTTCGATGCCGTTCTCGGCCGATTCCTCACCCGGGTCGAATACTCCGTCGGCGAGGCGGCGAAAACGGTCGACTACTTCTCGGCGCGGGCTCTCGGAGGGCTATTCGCCGCCAACGAGGAAGTCGACGAACTCCGCTGGTGCTCACCCGAACTGGCCGTCCCGATGGTCGGCTACGACGGGGACAGGGCGGTATTGCGGCAGTTCATGGCCCTGCCTGCCGATCTGACGACCGTATTGCTTGTCCGGCATGCCAAGGCCGGCAAGCGGGAGTCGTGGGCCGGTGCGGACGATCTGAGGCCCCTTTCCGAGGCGGGAAGGCGTCAGGCGGCGGCACTTCGAGTGCTGCTCGGCACGTTCGGCCCGGACCGGGTGTTCGCGGCGCCGAAGCTGCGTTGTGTTCAGACGGTGCTCGGCGTCGCCGACGATCTCGACAGGACAGTCACAACCGAGCCTGTCTTCGCCGAGGAGAGCTTCTCGTCCGCCCCCTCGGCCACGGTGGCCAGGTTGCTGCGGATCGCCGCTGAGGGAGGAACTCCGGTCGTGTGCAGCCAGGGCGGGGTCATCCCCGCCCTGGTACGGACGCTGGCCGAACGCGGTGGTGTCGGCGGTGTCGCGCTTCCCACGGGCGGAACCGGTTCCCTCGCGAGCAAGAAGGGCTCGTTGTGGCTGCTGTCCTTCGCGGCGGATGGGGACACCCCGAGCCTCGTGGCGGCGAGCTACCTGCCCAGCCCGTTGCCCGCTCCCTCGCCTTCGGTGCGCTGA